GTTTTTTTTATTTTACTTGAAACAAGTATAATAAAAGGATTTAGAGCGGCTTTAGTTTTTGATTTAGGTGTGGTCTTAGGTGATATTTGTTTTATTGGAATTGCATATTTAGGTAGTTTTAGATTAATTCAAAGTTTAAAAGACAAACCTGCTCTTTTTATATTTGGAGGTATTTTAATGTTGGCTTATGGTGTTATTTCGTTCATTAGTTTACGAAAAGAAAAAAAAATAAATACTGCAGAAATTGACAAAGAAATCATCAAAAAAAATTACTTAAGTCTTTTTATAAAAGGATTCTTTTTAAACATTATTAACATTGGAGTATTAGGATTTTGGTTAGCTATTATTATTTCTGTTGGTCCAAAATTAGATATGGAAAATTCCAGAATGTTAACTTTTTTTAGTACTGTAATCATCACTTATTTATTGGTTGATTGTATTAAAATATTATTAGCTAAACAATTAAAAACGAAGATGACACCCACTAATATTCTTAAAATAAAAAAAGGAATAAGTGTAGTTCTAATGGTTTTTGGAGTAGTGTTAATAACTCAAGGCTGGTTTCCAAAAGAAAAAGAAATGGTTAAAAACGCTTTTCAGAAAATAGAAAAACAACATTAAATTTTTATAAAATAGATGTAAACCGCTCTAATTGAGCGGTTTTTTTATGTTTAAAAATGTATTGAATTAAGGTTTAAACATTGTAATATTAAGAAAAGTTACGTTTTATAAATAGCTTTTATTATGTCAATAGTTTTAAAAGTAAGTAATTTTTTTGTTTCCTTTTCGAATATCTGCGAAACAATTCTTTAAAAATTAGATATAAAAAAAGAGATACATTGCTGTATCTCTTTTGAGGCATCGTGCGGATTCGAACCGCAGTAGGAGCTTTTGCAGAGCCCAGCCTAGCCACTCGGCCACGACGCCATTGTTTAATGGACTGCAAAAGTAACTAAAATCTCCAAAGTTTAAAACTTTTAGTCCAAAAGTTTTGTTTTTAACTTCTATATTCTTCTAATTCTATTGTAACTGATTCTACATCACCACCAATAGGAGGGTTTAGTTTTGATACACCAAGAAGGATTCTTGAAACTTCGGGAATTTCATTAAAAACTCTTGTTATGATTCGATGACCTACATGTTCTAATAAATGGGAACGAATCTCCATTTCTTCAACTACAATTCGGTTTAATAGAACATAATCTACCGTATCATGTAGATCATCACTGATACATGATTTTCTTAAATCGGTTTTAATTTCTAAGTCAACGGAGTAATCTGAACCAATTTTTCCTTCTTCTATCAAACAACCGTGATAAGAATAGGTGCGTATATTTTTTAGTTTAATAGTTCCCATTTTAATTTTTTATTTAATGTTAGCAGTTTACTGTTTCTTGTGTTAACTTTAAACGTTAATCCTTAAACTTTTTTTTACCTTTGCTAAAATAAAACAAAATAATGTCAACTGAAGATAAATCACTCCATTTTATAGAACAAATCATAGAGGAAAACCTAACTGATGGATTTCCAAAAGATAAACTCCGTTTCCGTTTTCCGCCAGAACCTAATGGTTATTTACATATTGGTCATGCTAAATCGATTTGTTTGCAATTTGGATTGGGTTTACGTTATAATGCACCTGTAAATTTACGTTTTGATGATACAAATCCTGCTAAAGAAGAGCAGGAGTATGTAGATGCTATTAAAGAAGATTTGCAATGGTTGGGTTTTAAGTGGGATGAAGAACATTATGCTTCTGATTATTTCCAACAATTATACGATTGGGCGATTATCATGATCAATAAAGGGAAGGCTTATATTGACAGTCAATCATCCGAAGATATGGCTACTCAAAAAGGAACTCCTACACAACCAGGTGTTGATGGACCTTATAGAAATCGTTCTATCGAGGAGAATTTGACTTTATTTGAAGGAATGAAAAACGGTGATTTTCCAGAAGGAAGTCATGTTTTACGTGCCAAAATTGATATGACTTCTACTAATATGTTAATGCGTGATCCATTAATGTATCGTATTTTACATCGTCATCATCATAGAACTGGAAACGATTGGAAAATCTATCCTATGTATGATTATGCTCATGGCGAAAGTGATTATATAGAACAAATTTCGCACTCTATTTGTACGCTAGAATTTGTAATGCATAGAGAATTATACAATTGGTTTTTAGATCAAATTTACGATGATACTAAGGTGAAACCACATCAATATGAATTTGCTCGTTTGAACTTGAATTATACAGTGATGAGCAAACGTAAGTTATTACAATTGGTTCAAGAAAACATTGTAAATGGTTGGGATGATCCTAGAATGCCTACTATTTCTGGATTAAGAAGAAGAGGATATACCGCTAATTCTATCCGTAAATTTTGTGATACGATTGGTGTTGCTAAAAGAGAAAATATTATTGATGTTTCTCTTTTAGAATTTTGCTTACGCGAAGATTTAAATAAAACGGCTCCTAGAGTGATGGCAGTTTTAGATCCTGTTAAAGTTATTATTACTAATTATCCAGAAGGAAAAGAAGAATCATTAGAAGCAGAAAATAATCAAGAAGATGAAACTGCAGGTTTTAGACAAGTTCCTTTTTCTAGAGAATTATATATTGAAAGAGAAGACTTTTTAGAAGTGGCTCCAGCCAAATTTTTCCGTTTAAGTTTAGGTAATGAAGTGCGTCTTAAAAATGCCTATATCATTAAAGGAGAAAGTGTTGTAAAAGATAGTGAAGGAAATATTACTGAAATTCATGTTACTTATGATACGGATTCTTTAAGTGGGAGTGGGAGTGAAGCATCTAAACGTAAAGTAGCGGGAACCTTGCATTGGGTTTCTATTAAACATGCCGTTCCAGCTGAAGTTCGTTTGTATGATCGTTTATTTATAGATGAAGCACCAGACAGTCATAAAGATAAAAACTTTCTTGATTTCATGAACAAAACTTCTCTTGAAACGGTTACGGGATATGTTGAACCTAGTCTAGCAACTGCTGTTAGTGGAGATAAATTCCAATTTCAACGATTGGGTTATTTCAATGTGGATAAAGATTCAACTCCTTCTAAATTAGTATTTAATAAAACAGTTGGTTTAAAAGATGCCTGGGAAGAAAAAGGAAAGAAAGAACTAAATAGTATTAATAACTCATTAAAAGACATCAATAAATATTTTAAAGTAGCTACTAAACCGGAACGTTTGGCTATTGAAAATAGTATTGGTGAAACCCTAGCAGCGATTGCGAATTATAGTTTATTACAAAATTCTTTCAAAAAGAATATTAACAATAATAAAGCTTCGTTGTTGTTTGCTAATTTTATTTTAAAATATTCCAATTTAAAATCAGCCGATTTTGATAAAGAAGAACTTTCTAAATTATTTTTAATGTCTTTGAGAAGTGAATCTACATTTGTACGATCTAAAACACTTTTGAATTTAAGAGACCTTGATTATGATTTAGATTTTGTAAATTCATTTAAAGAGGAGATTTTAAAACTAAAATCAAATCCAACCAAAAGTACTACCGAAAGAGAATCGGAGATTATAGACCAAGTACTTCATCAATTATAATTATCAAAAACACCTTTATTTAAGGTGTTTTTTTATTATTGATATTTTCTATACTTTTTATAAAAAACATCAGATTTAGTAATTAAAAACAGCTTTAAAAGAACGTTTTTAAAGCCTTTTTATATTTTAACGTTATCTTATATGATTTATGTTTTTTTATCCTTCTATAATCTTTATAATCGTTTTTAGCACAATTATTCTCACTTTAACGGCTTGTTAACAGCGTTATGTTAATAAAATAGCTAACTTTATAAAAAGTATAAATTTTAAAAATAGAGTTATGTCAAATAGTACAGGAAATACATTATTAGCCATTTTAACTGGTGCTGCTATTGGAGCTGGAATAGGAATTTTATTTGCTCCAGATAAAGGTTCAAAAACAAGAGGAAAAATTAAAGACGGATATAAAGATGCGCAAAAGGATTTTAAATATAAATTAGATGATCTTTCTGGTGAAATGAAACACAAACTAAAAAGTGCTAAATTAGATTTAGAAGAAACGTATGTTGATTTACTTTCTGATATGAGTCACAAAACTGAAGATGTTATTTCTTTTCTGGAAATAAAATTGGCCGAATTAAAAGAACAAAATGCCAAGCTTCAAAAATAAACGAATAGAATTTAAAAAAATCAAAATATGGCTTTTGAAGAATTAAAAGAAAATTCAGAGAATATTCAGGAACATGTTACTAAATACTTAGAAAATAGTCTTGAGTATTATAAATTACGTAGTTTCAAGATGGCGATGAAATCGACTACAGCATTTTTAAAATTTTCATTAATTTTATTAGGTATTGCTATGGTTTTATTCTTTTGTTCCTTTGCTCTAGCTTTTGCTATTGGAAATTATTTTGATAGTTATCCTTTGGGTTTTTTAATTGTAGGAGGGATATATTTTTTCTTTACTATGCTGTTATTTTTAATAAAAGATAAAATGATTGAAGGACCTCTTTTAGAGAAATTTTCAGAAATATTTTTTAACGACTAAATTATGGGAACAAGAAAATATTCGTCTTATGCTCAGATTGATAGAGAACTAGAAATTTTAAAAATTGAGAAGGAAATAAACCTTCAAAAAATCCATTTAGAGATACAAGGTGTAAAAGAGAATTTAGAGCCAAAAAACATCATGAAAAATGCTGTAAGTGGTATTGTAAGCTCATTTAGTCCAAGTATTCCAGGACCTTATGGAAAGATTATAGGATTAGCATTTCCATTTATAACAAAATGGATATTTAAAAAAAGAGGCCGTTAAGCCTCTTTTTTGTTGTTGTTATATTTCTTCTTCTGCTTCATCTTCTTCTCTTGAAGGTTCAATTTCTTTTACTTCTTTCTTCGCTTGTTTTCTATTTGTTTTTTTCATCATTTCTCCCACTTGATTGGATGCACTAAATGAAGCTACCATGTTATTTAGCATTTCGCTTCCTGCTTGTGGTGAATTAGGTAATAAAATTAAATTTGAATTGGAGTCTGCGCCAATGGCTTGTAATGTGTCGTAATGTTGCGTAACTACTATAAGGGCCGAGGCTTCTTGTGAGTTTATTCCAACTCTATTCAGTACATCCACACTTTCAACTAATCCTCTTGCAATCTCTCTTCTTTGATCAGCAATACCTTGTCCTTGTAAACGCTTACTTTCGGCTTCTGCTTTGGCTTTGGCAACAATTCTAATTCTAGATGCTTCTGCTTCAAATTCAGCTACTGTTTTCTCTCTATCAGCAGCATTTATTCTGTTCATGGCGTTTTTAACTTGAATATCTGGATCAATATCAGTAACTAAAGTATTGATGATAGTGTAACCGTAAGTGGTCATAGCTTCATTCAATTCTCTTTTTACTGCAATAGCAATATCATCTTTTCTTTCAAATACATCATCCAGTTTTAGTTTTGGAACTTCGGCACGAACCACATCAAATACATAAGAGGTGATTTGATCATGTGCATATTCAAGTTTATAAAAGGCATCATACACGGTATCTTTTACAACCATAAACTGTACTGAAACTTTAAGTTTTACAAATACGTTGTCTTTTGTTTTGGTTTCGATAATAACATCCAGTTGTTGGATTTTTAGATTTACGCGTCCTGCAACTCTATCAATCAATGGAATTTTTAAATGTAAACCCGATTGTCTTACGCTGTGAAATTTTCCAAATCGTTCTATAATTACTGACGATTGTTGTTTGACAGTAAAGAAGGAGGAGAGTAAGATAAAGAATCCAAAAACAAGAATAATAAGTAATGCAATGTTCATAATTATATAATTTAGTTTAAAAATTACTGTTAAATTACGAAAAATCTTTAGGTTTGTGTTAGTTTACTGTTATTATATGAAAAAGCTAGTTACATCCTTCGTTTTATTTTTTTTTACTTGTATAACATTTGCCCAGTATGGCTATAGGGATTCTAATAGAATTGGAATTACTGTTGGTGTAAATCAATTTACCTTAAACACCAATAACTTTCAAACAAAACCTGATTTGGGTTGGAATACGGGGCTTTCCGTTCGAGGAAATTTCTACGACAATTGGGATATGGTTTATTCAATTCAGTTTTCAGAAAACAATTTTTTAGTTCAAACAAATAATGTTGGATTTGGGCATAAAGATGTAAACTATAAATTACCTTCAGCTCAAATTTCATTGCAATTAAGTTTTGTTTTAGTTGAAAATGTGTTGAGTGTTGAGTTTGGCCCAATTGTACAAATAAACGGAAAATTTAAAATCAAACCCGAAGAAGAGAATAATGTTATTTCAGGAACTACTTTATTAGCTAAAGATATTGTGGATATTTCTAAGTTTAATTTTTATCCAACAGTTGGATTAACTACTGGAGTGAAACATTTCCGATTTAATGTGTCCTATCAATATGGTGTCAATAATATGCTAGGGAATTTAAATTCTAAAAATTTAGGATATGATTTTAAAGGAAACCCAGGAATTCTGAATGGTAATATTCTATTGTATTTATAAAAAAAGTCCCGAGTTTATCGGGACTTTTTTTGTTTTTATAAAGTAGCTATTGCTTTTTGAATTCTTTTTATCGTTTCGTCTTTACCAATGACTTCTACGATATCAAATAGGTGCGGACCTTTTAACGCACCAACTAAGCTCAATCGGAAAGGTTGCATTACTTTACCCATTCCTATTTCGTTTTTCGTCATCCAGTCTTTAACAATCGTTTCTATGTTCATCGAGGTAAAATCGGTAATTTCTTCAACAACCGAAATCAATTCTTGCATTAATGCAGGAGTATCTTCCTTCCAGTTTTTTCTTGCTTTTTCATCATAGGTTGTAGGAGCCACAAAAAAGAAATCACTCATTTCCCAAAATTCAGATACAAAATGTGCTCTTTCTTTGATTAAAGAAACCACTTTTGTCACGACATTTTCATCTACTGTAAATCCTTTTTCTTTTAAAATAGGAGTGAAGGCTTTAGCCAAAGTAGGATCATCTGCCTTGATTAAATACTGGTGATTGAACCATTTGTTTTTTTCTGGATCAAATTTAGCACCCGCTTTATGTACTCTGTTTAAGTCAAATTTTTCAACTAATTCTTCTAAGGAGAATAACTCTTGTTCCGTTCCATCATTCCAACCTAATAAAGCCAAGAAGTTAACAACAGCTTCAGGAAAGAATCCGTTTTCTCTATAACCAGTTGAAATACCTTCTTCTGTTTTCCATTCTAATGGAAATACTGGAAAACCTAGTTTGTCTCCATCACGCTTTGATAATTTACCATTTCCAACAGGTTTTAAAATCAAGGGCAGGTGAGCAAATTCTGGTGCTTTCCAACCAAAAGCTCTGTATAATAAAACATGTAAAGGCATGGAAGGCAACCATTCTTCTCCACGGATTACATGCGAAGTTTCCATTAAATGATCATCTACAATATTTGCCAAATGGTAGGTTGGCATTCCATCACTTTTAAACAATACTTTATCATCCAGTAAACTAGTTTCAAATTTTACATCACCACGAATGATATCATGAAGTTGTAACGTTTCATCTACTGGTGTTTTAAAACGGATTACATAATGTTCTCCATTTGCAATTCTTTTAGCAGTTTCATCTGCTGAAATAACTAAAGAAGTATCTAGTTTTTCTCTATTTGTATGATTGTAAATGAATGTTTTCCCTTGTTCTTCTTCTGATTTTCTAAAAGCATCTAACGCTTCTGGAGTATCAAATGCGTAATAAGCCCAACCTGAATTGATTAATTGATCAGCGTATTCTTTATACAAATGTTTTCTTTCGCTTTGACGGTAAGGTCCAAACTTTTCGTTCTTTCCAATTGTTTCATCAGGGGCAATTCCTAACCATTCTAATGCTTCCATTATATATGCTTCGGCACCTGGAACAAAACGATTTTGATCTGTATCTTCAATTCTTAAATAGAAAGTTCCACCATTTTTTTTGGCAAACAAATAATTAAATAAAGCAGTACGTACACCGCCAATATGTAAAGGTCCTGTTGGACTTGGTGCAAAACGCACGCGAATTGGGTTTGACATTTTTGTAAATTTTGGTGCAAAGATACAATTTCAATTATTCAAATGGTTTATTTGAAATCGGGTAATTCCATCATTTTCAACTTTGCATCCTTTTAACATTTCTTTATTGACATGTAGCTATTTATTGTTTTTCATTGGTCATGTGTAATTCACATATTATGTTTCGTACTTTGAGTACTTTTTTCTGATGTTCATTTCATATAAATTGTTACTTTTATTGGTTATATAAAACAGTTATAGATTTTGGAGAATTCAAATTTTATTTATCAAAAATTAGAAGCTTTCATTAGAAAGTTTTATTTAAATGAATTGATACGAGGAATCGTTTTCTTTATCGGTTTGGGTTTGCTGTATTTTCTATTTACTCTTTTTGTAGAATATTTTCTTTGGCTTAAGCCAATAGGGAGGATGTTTTTGTTTTGGATTTTTCTTGGAGTTGAAGGGTTTCTTTTCCTTCGCTATATTCTGTTCCCAATTTTTAAATTGTTTAAATTTCAAAAAGGGTTAGATTATAAACAAGCGTCCCAAATTATTGGTAGTCATTTTGCAAATGTTAATGATACGTTGACTAATTTTATTCAACTTTCGGATGCTACGTCTATAAATTCTAAATCAGAATTGTTACTCGCATCAATCGAACAAAAGGCAAATGCTTTAGAACCGATTCCTTTTAGTAATGCAATTAATTTTAATTCGAATAAAAAGTATTTGCCATTAGCCATTATTCCTGTTTTGTTATTTAGTGCTTTTTTTGTATCCGGCAATAAAAGTATTATTTCTCAAAGTTTAAATAGAGTAGTGCACTTTAATACTGCATTTTTGCCACCAGCTCCATTTCAATTTATGGTGCTGAATTCCGCTTTACAAACAGAACAGAATAAGGATTTTATTCTTAGAGTAAAAACTATTGGTTCTGTTGTTCCTGAAAATGTTATGATTTTTATAGCTAACGAAAGTTATTTTTTAGAAAAAAACGGCAACGGCGAGTTTCATTTTAAAATAGCAAATCCTAGTACGGCTATTTCTTTTCATTTGGAAGCCAACACAGTTTCGTCTCCTGATTATGAGTTAAAAGTTATAGTTGTTCCATCTATTGTTGATTTTGAAATGCAATTGAATTATCCATCTTATTTAAATAAGAAATCAGAAGTAATTCAAGGAACAGGTAATGCAATTGTACCCGAAGGAACACGTGTTGTATGGAAAATGAAGACGCTGGCTACTGAAAATGTAGTGTGGTCTAGTGATAAGGTGGAATTTCCCTTTTCAAAAGAGGAAAACAAGTTTGTTTTGTCTAA
The Flavobacterium sp. WC2421 genome window above contains:
- a CDS encoding DUF6327 family protein, whose product is MGTRKYSSYAQIDRELEILKIEKEINLQKIHLEIQGVKENLEPKNIMKNAVSGIVSSFSPSIPGPYGKIIGLAFPFITKWIFKKRGR
- the folB gene encoding dihydroneopterin aldolase translates to MGTIKLKNIRTYSYHGCLIEEGKIGSDYSVDLEIKTDLRKSCISDDLHDTVDYVLLNRIVVEEMEIRSHLLEHVGHRIITRVFNEIPEVSRILLGVSKLNPPIGGDVESVTIELEEYRS
- a CDS encoding SPFH domain-containing protein, which codes for MNIALLIILVFGFFILLSSFFTVKQQSSVIIERFGKFHSVRQSGLHLKIPLIDRVAGRVNLKIQQLDVIIETKTKDNVFVKLKVSVQFMVVKDTVYDAFYKLEYAHDQITSYVFDVVRAEVPKLKLDDVFERKDDIAIAVKRELNEAMTTYGYTIINTLVTDIDPDIQVKNAMNRINAADREKTVAEFEAEASRIRIVAKAKAEAESKRLQGQGIADQRREIARGLVESVDVLNRVGINSQEASALIVVTQHYDTLQAIGADSNSNLILLPNSPQAGSEMLNNMVASFSASNQVGEMMKKTNRKQAKKEVKEIEPSREEDEAEEEI
- a CDS encoding competence protein yields the protein MAFEELKENSENIQEHVTKYLENSLEYYKLRSFKMAMKSTTAFLKFSLILLGIAMVLFFCSFALAFAIGNYFDSYPLGFLIVGGIYFFFTMLLFLIKDKMIEGPLLEKFSEIFFND
- a CDS encoding LysE family translocator codes for the protein MVNDILSGIPWGIFLSFMIGPVFFILLETSIIKGFRAALVFDLGVVLGDICFIGIAYLGSFRLIQSLKDKPALFIFGGILMLAYGVISFISLRKEKKINTAEIDKEIIKKNYLSLFIKGFFLNIINIGVLGFWLAIIISVGPKLDMENSRMLTFFSTVIITYLLVDCIKILLAKQLKTKMTPTNILKIKKGISVVLMVFGVVLITQGWFPKEKEMVKNAFQKIEKQH
- a CDS encoding YtxH domain-containing protein, producing the protein MSNSTGNTLLAILTGAAIGAGIGILFAPDKGSKTRGKIKDGYKDAQKDFKYKLDDLSGEMKHKLKSAKLDLEETYVDLLSDMSHKTEDVISFLEIKLAELKEQNAKLQK
- a CDS encoding PorT family protein — protein: MKKLVTSFVLFFFTCITFAQYGYRDSNRIGITVGVNQFTLNTNNFQTKPDLGWNTGLSVRGNFYDNWDMVYSIQFSENNFLVQTNNVGFGHKDVNYKLPSAQISLQLSFVLVENVLSVEFGPIVQINGKFKIKPEEENNVISGTTLLAKDIVDISKFNFYPTVGLTTGVKHFRFNVSYQYGVNNMLGNLNSKNLGYDFKGNPGILNGNILLYL
- a CDS encoding glutamine--tRNA ligase/YqeY domain fusion protein — its product is MSTEDKSLHFIEQIIEENLTDGFPKDKLRFRFPPEPNGYLHIGHAKSICLQFGLGLRYNAPVNLRFDDTNPAKEEQEYVDAIKEDLQWLGFKWDEEHYASDYFQQLYDWAIIMINKGKAYIDSQSSEDMATQKGTPTQPGVDGPYRNRSIEENLTLFEGMKNGDFPEGSHVLRAKIDMTSTNMLMRDPLMYRILHRHHHRTGNDWKIYPMYDYAHGESDYIEQISHSICTLEFVMHRELYNWFLDQIYDDTKVKPHQYEFARLNLNYTVMSKRKLLQLVQENIVNGWDDPRMPTISGLRRRGYTANSIRKFCDTIGVAKRENIIDVSLLEFCLREDLNKTAPRVMAVLDPVKVIITNYPEGKEESLEAENNQEDETAGFRQVPFSRELYIEREDFLEVAPAKFFRLSLGNEVRLKNAYIIKGESVVKDSEGNITEIHVTYDTDSLSGSGSEASKRKVAGTLHWVSIKHAVPAEVRLYDRLFIDEAPDSHKDKNFLDFMNKTSLETVTGYVEPSLATAVSGDKFQFQRLGYFNVDKDSTPSKLVFNKTVGLKDAWEEKGKKELNSINNSLKDINKYFKVATKPERLAIENSIGETLAAIANYSLLQNSFKKNINNNKASLLFANFILKYSNLKSADFDKEELSKLFLMSLRSESTFVRSKTLLNLRDLDYDLDFVNSFKEEILKLKSNPTKSTTERESEIIDQVLHQL
- the gltX gene encoding glutamate--tRNA ligase; the encoded protein is MSNPIRVRFAPSPTGPLHIGGVRTALFNYLFAKKNGGTFYLRIEDTDQNRFVPGAEAYIMEALEWLGIAPDETIGKNEKFGPYRQSERKHLYKEYADQLINSGWAYYAFDTPEALDAFRKSEEEQGKTFIYNHTNREKLDTSLVISADETAKRIANGEHYVIRFKTPVDETLQLHDIIRGDVKFETSLLDDKVLFKSDGMPTYHLANIVDDHLMETSHVIRGEEWLPSMPLHVLLYRAFGWKAPEFAHLPLILKPVGNGKLSKRDGDKLGFPVFPLEWKTEEGISTGYRENGFFPEAVVNFLALLGWNDGTEQELFSLEELVEKFDLNRVHKAGAKFDPEKNKWFNHQYLIKADDPTLAKAFTPILKEKGFTVDENVVTKVVSLIKERAHFVSEFWEMSDFFFVAPTTYDEKARKNWKEDTPALMQELISVVEEITDFTSMNIETIVKDWMTKNEIGMGKVMQPFRLSLVGALKGPHLFDIVEVIGKDETIKRIQKAIATL